A region from the Actinoplanes sp. OR16 genome encodes:
- a CDS encoding protein phosphatase 2C domain-containing protein, which translates to MSDEPRREALVTGTADGPADHERREDDRPQPHEQVVPITADPAGTTRAAAREQIPVRIQAEEPPPGPAELGEPMVLVGKPRLASRPGAFTAEPDAPPDSVIDGGDLEGLTVRAASLRGDEHRYYADPRQDAFAIGPLVAGKNATALLVCVADGVGSQPKSHLGSAAVTRFLRQEITPYAEKLLDPTAESGLRKRCAEVTAHVSQRLEHEAAQRQVPARALSTTLVAALIGPDTGGGHHRAVLLAVGDSPAFMLRDGQFEQIFGQSAAGELAGAATEALPSRGAEPVVMVADLGPGDVLVLCTDGLGNPMANSSVSDQLVKWWQGGPPSLPAFFWQMSFRAQSFGDDRTAVCVWIG; encoded by the coding sequence CGTGCCCATCACCGCGGATCCTGCGGGAACGACGCGGGCTGCCGCCCGCGAGCAGATCCCCGTCCGTATCCAGGCGGAGGAGCCTCCACCCGGGCCGGCGGAGCTCGGCGAGCCGATGGTGCTGGTCGGCAAGCCCCGGCTGGCATCCCGGCCGGGCGCATTCACGGCCGAACCCGACGCGCCGCCGGACTCGGTGATCGACGGCGGTGACCTGGAGGGCCTGACCGTGCGGGCCGCGTCGCTGCGCGGCGACGAACACCGCTACTACGCCGACCCACGGCAGGACGCGTTCGCCATCGGCCCGCTGGTCGCCGGCAAGAACGCCACCGCGCTGCTGGTGTGCGTGGCGGACGGCGTGGGAAGCCAGCCCAAGTCGCACCTGGGATCGGCGGCGGTCACCCGGTTCCTGCGGCAGGAGATCACGCCGTACGCCGAGAAGCTGCTCGACCCCACCGCGGAGAGCGGCCTCCGCAAGCGGTGCGCAGAGGTGACGGCCCACGTCTCCCAGCGTCTGGAGCACGAGGCGGCCCAGCGGCAGGTCCCCGCCCGGGCGCTGTCCACCACTCTGGTGGCGGCGCTCATCGGACCGGACACCGGTGGCGGGCACCATAGGGCGGTCCTGCTCGCGGTCGGAGACAGTCCCGCGTTCATGCTGCGTGACGGTCAGTTCGAGCAGATCTTCGGCCAGAGCGCCGCCGGCGAGCTCGCCGGTGCTGCGACCGAGGCGCTGCCCTCACGGGGCGCCGAGCCGGTGGTGATGGTGGCCGATCTGGGGCCGGGCGACGTACTGGTCCTCTGCACGGACGGCCTCGGCAATCCCATGGCCAACTCCAGCGTCAGCGATCAGCTCGTCAAGTGGTGGCAGGGCGGACCGCCGTCGCTGCCGGCCTTCTTCTGGCAGATGAGTTTCCGTGCTCAGTCGTTCGGCGACGACCGCACGGCCGTATGCGTCTGGATCGGCTGA
- a CDS encoding ATP-binding protein: MTDSTELPALDDALDLVAQAWARQPRREPIIARRRPGLVALNAAVVARVRCRAALSGPVLPEHLVQDITDDGARRALAMLRPEFDCSLVGHEWTWTLRTDVREGILYGLLVDGLDRALADVAHIPTDHAGELLRELCAGDELPSATVPEVAVQALAWASPLGRRQGDLAEARRLARIHGLVESYQVLLDRGLVGRETEMARLVAFRDAPVGDGEHLPLLAVTGVGGVGKSTLIAWFVQPLLESLRTPPDDGSLPVLIDFDRLQFRLDAELELSFEVSRQLGMAHREAGADFSALRHQAREDRRTAGSDSYSPQALAEQDNREAQRFERDAAVIVRMHRLDRRPVILILDTFEEWQRDRRDPVTSSDSRAEPEVRLVEWLGRLRTVMGLTGLRVVVSGRADADLLPSVADVDELPLGELAPDEAARLLRLQGVAEGDAERLAEVVGSGNPLRLRVTANLFARLDPEAREAFLREFPEGLADELRNAVLFNRYLKHIADPLARKLAHPGLVLRRITSAVVQHVLAPLLELGEMDDEAADALVDRLAAEVWLVKRTPDGLLHQPDIRREMLRLMLGDPEHERTIRRIHGAAMRWYRSSGSDLPPEAAEVEALYHELMLGPSVGRLAELGNDDTAHRRLVALGESVVDFSGPVLAQVRLLRNESITRAEAMPLPATLWEWWLRDHGQDLVDRDRAPEALLLFEQRPTRREPEWLAQACCDSARWSAYDRLVSDLGSRQWAGRHAVVNAIVSDTGTARDCLNWVSRNIEHLEVRAGDPDQLIDQLFFTLLLGVQLGRGWPHEEVAQRVLVGRARDTLANRLDFPVDQFRRVLCWAAAGAPGARMRVSRLADVFRPDEAWQREICRLARVDYVRPPMEGMTAGEILDEAARSFARRAGTLTLDRSTLLQPHVLPLFRGDNPELRPAVRLGLRSIPGDAALTDLAGIAASLLTVVPIDLDPARIPSSAMPGAESRLRLLVEFVDRAGQLSPFLTAVFRRWPDLPLIREVHRAVNRWEAVHLSLLESLARRS, from the coding sequence ATGACCGATTCCACCGAACTCCCGGCGCTCGACGATGCCTTGGACCTCGTCGCACAGGCATGGGCGCGGCAACCGAGGCGCGAGCCCATCATCGCCCGCCGACGTCCGGGCCTGGTCGCGCTCAACGCCGCGGTCGTAGCCCGGGTCCGATGCCGGGCAGCGCTCTCCGGCCCGGTTCTGCCCGAACACCTGGTGCAGGACATCACCGACGACGGGGCCCGGCGTGCGCTCGCCATGCTCCGTCCGGAGTTCGACTGCAGCCTGGTCGGCCATGAGTGGACGTGGACGCTGCGCACCGACGTGCGGGAGGGCATCCTCTACGGACTGCTCGTCGACGGCCTGGACCGGGCGCTCGCCGATGTGGCCCACATACCCACCGATCATGCCGGCGAACTGCTGCGCGAGCTGTGCGCCGGGGATGAGCTGCCGTCGGCGACCGTGCCCGAGGTCGCCGTACAAGCACTGGCCTGGGCGTCGCCGCTCGGCCGGCGCCAGGGCGACCTGGCCGAGGCCAGACGGCTGGCCCGCATCCATGGCCTGGTCGAGAGCTACCAGGTCCTGCTGGATCGGGGTCTCGTCGGCAGGGAGACCGAGATGGCCCGGCTGGTGGCCTTCCGGGACGCGCCGGTCGGCGACGGCGAGCACCTGCCCCTGCTGGCTGTCACCGGTGTCGGCGGCGTCGGGAAGTCCACGCTGATCGCCTGGTTCGTCCAGCCACTCCTGGAGAGCCTGCGGACGCCTCCCGACGACGGCTCCCTGCCGGTGCTCATCGATTTCGACAGGCTCCAATTCCGGCTGGACGCCGAGTTGGAACTCTCCTTCGAGGTCAGCCGGCAGCTGGGTATGGCACACCGGGAGGCCGGCGCCGACTTCTCCGCCCTGCGCCATCAGGCCCGCGAGGACCGCCGGACCGCCGGGAGCGACAGTTACTCCCCGCAAGCCCTCGCCGAGCAGGACAACCGCGAGGCGCAACGATTCGAGCGGGATGCCGCGGTCATCGTCCGGATGCACCGGCTCGACCGCCGGCCGGTGATCCTGATCCTCGACACCTTCGAGGAGTGGCAGCGCGACCGGCGAGACCCCGTGACCAGCTCGGACTCCCGCGCCGAACCCGAGGTACGCCTGGTCGAGTGGCTCGGCCGGCTGCGGACGGTGATGGGCCTGACCGGGCTGCGGGTGGTGGTGTCGGGCCGGGCCGACGCCGACCTGCTGCCCTCGGTTGCGGACGTCGACGAGCTTCCGCTCGGTGAACTGGCGCCGGATGAGGCCGCCCGGCTGCTGCGCCTGCAAGGTGTGGCGGAGGGCGACGCCGAGCGGCTGGCAGAGGTCGTGGGCAGCGGGAATCCGCTGAGGCTACGCGTGACGGCCAACCTCTTCGCGCGTCTCGATCCCGAAGCCCGCGAGGCGTTCCTCCGGGAGTTCCCGGAGGGCCTCGCCGACGAGTTACGCAACGCCGTCCTCTTCAACCGCTACCTCAAGCACATCGCGGACCCGCTGGCACGGAAACTCGCGCATCCGGGATTGGTGCTGCGCCGGATCACCTCCGCTGTCGTCCAGCACGTCCTGGCGCCCCTGCTGGAGCTGGGCGAGATGGACGACGAGGCAGCGGACGCCCTGGTCGATCGGCTCGCCGCGGAGGTGTGGCTGGTCAAGCGGACCCCGGACGGGCTGCTGCACCAGCCGGACATCCGCCGCGAGATGCTGCGGCTCATGCTCGGCGACCCCGAGCACGAACGGACGATCCGGCGGATCCACGGTGCCGCCATGAGGTGGTACCGCTCCTCCGGCAGCGATCTGCCACCCGAGGCGGCCGAGGTGGAGGCGCTCTATCACGAGCTGATGCTCGGACCGTCCGTCGGCCGTCTCGCCGAGCTCGGGAACGATGACACCGCTCATCGGCGACTCGTCGCCCTCGGCGAGTCGGTGGTGGATTTCAGTGGGCCGGTGCTGGCACAGGTGCGGCTCCTGCGGAACGAGAGCATCACGCGGGCCGAGGCGATGCCCCTGCCGGCGACGCTGTGGGAGTGGTGGCTCCGGGACCACGGGCAGGATCTGGTCGACCGTGATCGGGCACCGGAAGCGCTTCTGCTGTTCGAGCAACGGCCGACCCGCAGGGAACCGGAGTGGTTGGCGCAGGCGTGCTGCGACAGCGCCCGCTGGTCCGCGTACGACCGGCTCGTCAGCGACCTGGGTTCCCGGCAGTGGGCCGGCCGGCATGCGGTGGTCAACGCGATCGTCAGCGACACCGGCACCGCCCGGGACTGCTTGAACTGGGTCAGCCGGAACATCGAGCACCTGGAAGTCCGGGCCGGGGACCCCGATCAGCTGATCGACCAGCTCTTCTTCACGTTGTTGCTCGGCGTGCAACTCGGGCGGGGATGGCCGCACGAGGAGGTCGCCCAGCGCGTGCTGGTCGGCCGGGCCCGCGACACGCTCGCGAACCGGCTGGACTTCCCGGTCGACCAGTTCCGGCGGGTGCTGTGCTGGGCCGCCGCCGGCGCGCCCGGCGCCCGGATGCGGGTGAGCCGACTGGCCGACGTGTTCCGGCCGGACGAGGCGTGGCAGCGGGAGATCTGCCGGTTGGCCCGCGTCGACTACGTGCGACCGCCGATGGAGGGCATGACAGCCGGTGAGATCCTCGACGAGGCGGCCCGGTCGTTCGCGCGGCGCGCCGGCACCTTGACCCTCGACCGCAGCACACTTCTCCAGCCCCACGTCCTGCCGCTCTTCCGCGGCGACAACCCCGAGCTTCGTCCCGCCGTGCGGCTGGGACTGCGGTCCATTCCCGGTGACGCCGCGTTGACCGATCTCGCCGGCATCGCGGCGAGCCTCCTGACCGTGGTGCCGATCGACCTGGATCCCGCGCGTATCCCGTCGTCCGCGATGCCCGGCGCCGAAAGCCGGCTCCGTCTTCTGGTCGAGTTCGTCGACCGGGCCGGGCAACTCTCGCCGTTCCTGACCGCGGTGTTCCGCCGCTGGCCCGACCTGCCCCTCATCCGAGAGGTCCACCGCGCGGTCAACCGCTGGGAGGCCGTGCACCTGAGCCTTCTGGAGTCGCTGGCTCGGCGCTCCTAG
- a CDS encoding serine protease, with translation MREVIPDWPKIDEIWDRVSEACDGRFDRRICRTNEGFLRSALGLAVSWRFIDDFVFALYLARLLKVSPGEAVQFITSAGGTVGPALESAVEASRTVEDPFVFIERLKQSCDYVCRIDIDGEPAGTGVYLREGVVATAAHVIERLLAKSETGALLLGDEGELVAGAGSADRLRLTFDYALVPGADGVPQQRLGFSVLPHEDWLLWGSSPVFPGVNTDQGDVRDTTTIRFPHGPWDIALIRPAQPLFHIHRYPELVRHLQEQPFPIWVLHHIGGPQAAGQPLGLSQGSIDEQLGRPDVVRLLHDATTEKGASGAPLFDRQWHIVGIHERGPGNPQATGSAAKQVKGPRRNRAVPVTCWRAKLDRPRPRQVPYLEEIDEADTLAGGVERVFGRTETQRRIWQALQPAAEKAAHQRLLVVRGEPGSGHRFTRRLTMEYVRQARQPIVRLDLGNLLGATAGSFVERLLGTLSQDAPQVVPTALTTGLRDSHELLPGLVQGLKDATRRHPLWLVLEGFAGALLDVPDEVSEMIVGVIKELRSIPRLRLVLIGWPAALPAGFHTSIEDLTVPTEDEAIDLLMPPGYDTDSEHVVAVRQIYRSVLESELSGYPAIRRAQELIDEHERRLREGGA, from the coding sequence ATGAGAGAGGTGATCCCGGACTGGCCGAAGATCGACGAGATCTGGGACCGGGTGTCCGAGGCTTGTGACGGGCGCTTCGACCGGAGGATCTGCCGGACCAACGAGGGGTTTCTCCGATCGGCACTGGGGCTCGCCGTCAGCTGGAGATTCATCGACGACTTCGTCTTCGCGCTCTACCTGGCCCGCTTGCTGAAGGTCTCGCCCGGCGAGGCTGTCCAGTTCATCACCAGCGCGGGCGGGACGGTCGGGCCCGCGCTGGAATCCGCGGTCGAGGCCTCCCGGACCGTGGAAGACCCGTTCGTCTTCATCGAGCGGCTGAAACAGTCCTGCGACTACGTCTGCCGCATCGACATCGACGGGGAGCCGGCCGGTACCGGCGTCTACCTGCGTGAGGGCGTCGTGGCGACCGCGGCGCACGTGATCGAGAGGCTGCTCGCGAAGAGTGAGACCGGTGCGCTGCTGCTGGGCGACGAGGGTGAGCTGGTCGCCGGGGCCGGGTCCGCTGACCGGCTGCGGCTGACGTTCGACTACGCGCTCGTGCCGGGCGCCGACGGTGTCCCGCAGCAGCGCCTCGGGTTCAGCGTGCTGCCCCATGAGGATTGGTTGCTGTGGGGGAGTTCACCGGTCTTCCCGGGCGTGAACACCGACCAGGGTGACGTCCGGGACACCACGACGATCCGGTTTCCTCACGGCCCCTGGGACATCGCACTGATCCGGCCGGCCCAGCCGCTGTTCCACATCCACCGCTATCCGGAGCTGGTGAGGCATCTGCAGGAGCAGCCGTTCCCGATCTGGGTGCTCCACCACATCGGCGGACCGCAGGCCGCGGGGCAACCGCTCGGGCTCTCCCAGGGCAGCATCGACGAGCAGCTCGGCCGGCCCGACGTCGTCCGGCTTCTGCACGACGCCACGACCGAGAAGGGTGCCTCCGGAGCGCCCCTCTTCGACCGGCAGTGGCACATCGTGGGGATCCACGAGCGCGGTCCGGGGAATCCCCAGGCGACCGGGTCGGCGGCGAAGCAGGTCAAGGGGCCCCGGCGCAATCGGGCGGTACCGGTCACCTGCTGGCGGGCGAAGCTCGATCGGCCTCGGCCGCGGCAGGTTCCGTACCTCGAGGAGATCGACGAGGCCGATACGCTGGCCGGCGGCGTGGAGCGGGTGTTCGGCCGTACCGAGACACAGCGCCGGATCTGGCAGGCGCTGCAGCCGGCCGCGGAGAAGGCCGCACACCAGCGTCTGCTGGTGGTCCGTGGCGAGCCGGGCAGTGGTCACCGCTTCACCCGCCGCCTGACGATGGAGTACGTACGGCAGGCGCGTCAGCCGATCGTCCGCCTCGACCTCGGGAACCTGCTCGGCGCCACGGCCGGCTCCTTCGTCGAACGGCTGCTGGGCACCCTGTCCCAGGACGCGCCGCAGGTGGTGCCGACCGCGCTGACCACGGGCCTGCGCGACTCGCACGAGTTGCTTCCCGGCCTGGTGCAGGGTTTGAAGGACGCCACCCGGCGCCACCCGCTCTGGCTGGTGCTGGAGGGTTTCGCCGGCGCCCTCCTCGACGTGCCCGACGAGGTCAGCGAGATGATCGTCGGGGTCATCAAGGAGCTGCGGTCCATCCCCCGCCTGCGATTGGTGCTGATCGGCTGGCCGGCGGCCCTGCCGGCGGGATTTCATACCTCGATCGAGGATTTGACAGTGCCGACCGAGGACGAGGCCATCGACCTGTTGATGCCGCCCGGCTACGATACGGATAGTGAGCACGTAGTTGCAGTACGGCAGATATATCGGAGTGTCCTCGAGTCTGAACTCAGCGGCTATCCCGCCATCCGGCGGGCTCAGGAGCTCATCGACGAGCACGAGCGCCGGCTTCGCGAAGGAGGCGCTTGA
- a CDS encoding serine protease, with the protein MADAQTYLGLLAEGSSGGPLESAGDNRDRAVRAELVDRLEAEIDYMERLTQRRADPAARAELLDQAGEALARLLSDGVGADLTAREVEGLEAVIVADGSRPALFVNDDYIDLTAPSIGSFMAPLARLEPAVRRVCRGVGRVDDPAAPLGYQGTAWAVADGIVVTNYHVLTAIAPSGVRTGSRFDGRLAPGAAVHFGQEINGGGADRRFPIRRVISVGRDGGAGWAGRAGMDLNFDGLDLAVLELEPVAGRAFPEPIPVARGDDPRTRGALSSKGRYVYLVGYPGGRGVHAPDVFDKLFDGISSVKRLAPGRIMQAPGTVEHDPQGWVFTHDASTLGGNSGSVVVDLESDGQSALGLHFAGSPGRRNWAHATEKITGVLEAVLPAAVR; encoded by the coding sequence ATGGCGGATGCGCAGACATACCTGGGCCTGCTCGCGGAGGGGAGCTCGGGCGGTCCACTGGAGTCGGCGGGCGACAACCGGGATCGAGCAGTCCGTGCCGAACTGGTCGACCGTCTCGAGGCCGAGATCGATTACATGGAACGCCTCACCCAGCGCCGAGCCGACCCCGCCGCGCGCGCCGAGCTGCTCGACCAGGCCGGCGAGGCGCTGGCCAGACTGCTCTCCGACGGAGTCGGCGCCGACCTCACCGCCCGTGAGGTGGAAGGCCTCGAGGCGGTGATCGTCGCGGACGGCTCGCGGCCCGCGCTGTTCGTGAACGACGACTACATCGATCTGACGGCGCCCTCCATCGGCAGCTTCATGGCGCCGCTGGCCCGGCTGGAACCGGCGGTGCGGAGAGTCTGCCGAGGAGTCGGCCGGGTCGACGATCCCGCGGCGCCGCTCGGATACCAGGGAACCGCGTGGGCTGTCGCGGACGGCATCGTGGTGACCAACTACCACGTCCTCACCGCGATCGCGCCGAGCGGTGTGCGTACCGGCTCACGGTTCGACGGCCGCCTGGCGCCCGGCGCCGCGGTGCACTTCGGGCAGGAGATCAACGGAGGGGGTGCCGACCGGCGGTTCCCGATCCGCCGGGTGATCAGTGTGGGGCGTGACGGCGGGGCCGGGTGGGCCGGCCGGGCCGGGATGGATCTCAACTTCGACGGGCTCGATCTCGCCGTGCTGGAATTGGAGCCGGTCGCGGGCCGCGCCTTTCCCGAGCCGATCCCGGTCGCCCGCGGTGACGACCCGCGCACCCGCGGGGCGCTGTCCAGCAAGGGACGGTACGTCTACCTGGTGGGCTATCCGGGCGGCCGCGGTGTGCACGCCCCGGATGTCTTCGACAAGCTCTTCGACGGCATCAGCTCCGTGAAACGCCTGGCGCCGGGCCGCATCATGCAGGCGCCGGGCACCGTCGAGCACGATCCGCAGGGGTGGGTGTTCACCCACGACGCCTCCACGCTCGGTGGCAACTCGGGCTCGGTGGTGGTGGACCTGGAGAGCGATGGGCAGAGCGCGCTCGGGCTGCACTTCGCCGGGTCGCCGGGGCGCCGCAACTGGGCACACGCGACCGAGAAGATCACTGGCGTGTTGGAGGCGGTGCTGCCGGCGGCAGTGCGATGA
- a CDS encoding pyridoxamine 5'-phosphate oxidase family protein, translating into MKVHERIDGRLRDFIEAQPMFFVATAPSGPDGHVNVSPKGMGGTFVVLGDHRVAYLDYHGSGAETIAHLTENGRITLMFCAFQGPPNIVRLHGRGVAVPVTSSSYADLLALFPSPPDTHGVRSVIDVTVDRVSDSCGYAVPLMSYEGDRDLLIRSHSRRTEEDLADYRRVKNAHSIDGHPVFAEPVAPQAG; encoded by the coding sequence ATGAAGGTTCATGAACGTATCGACGGCCGCCTGCGCGACTTCATCGAAGCCCAGCCGATGTTCTTCGTCGCGACCGCGCCGTCCGGGCCGGACGGTCACGTCAACGTCTCGCCCAAGGGCATGGGCGGGACGTTCGTGGTCCTCGGCGACCACCGCGTCGCCTACCTGGACTATCACGGCAGTGGCGCCGAGACGATCGCGCACCTGACCGAGAACGGCCGCATCACCCTCATGTTCTGCGCGTTCCAGGGCCCGCCGAACATCGTCCGCCTGCACGGCCGGGGCGTCGCGGTTCCGGTCACTTCCTCCTCGTACGCCGACCTGCTCGCCCTCTTCCCCTCCCCACCGGACACCCACGGCGTCCGCTCGGTCATCGACGTGACCGTCGACCGCGTCAGTGACTCCTGCGGCTACGCCGTGCCCCTGATGTCCTACGAGGGCGACCGCGACCTGCTGATCCGCTCGCACAGCCGCCGCACCGAGGAGGACCTGGCCGACTACCGCCGCGTCAAGAACGCCCACAGCATCGACGGCCACCCCGTCTTCGCCGAACCGGTGGCGCCGCAGGCAGGCTGA
- a CDS encoding alpha/beta fold hydrolase, whose translation MPDITHQTAPTRFAEAGGNSYAYRRFGKDASGDVPLVLLQHFRGNLDNWDPALTDALAAQREVILVDYAGVGASTGTPATSVTESARHIIAFTEALGLESVDLLGFSLGGFVAQEIALIRPGLIRRLVLAGTGPKGAPGMHGWRADIASHARARVNDAEDLLYIFFAHTETSQALGKQFLGRIFARAENRDEPTTVAVRDAQYDAIVEWGIPDHAALQRLTGITAPTLILQGDDDLMIPTKGSHTMAGLIPDAQIRIYPDAAHASLFQYPAEAAADITAFLA comes from the coding sequence ATGCCAGACATCACTCATCAGACGGCGCCCACCCGGTTCGCCGAGGCCGGTGGCAACTCGTACGCCTACCGCAGGTTCGGCAAGGACGCGAGCGGTGACGTGCCGCTCGTGCTGCTGCAGCACTTCCGCGGCAACCTCGACAACTGGGATCCGGCGCTGACCGACGCGCTCGCCGCCCAGCGTGAGGTCATCCTCGTCGACTACGCCGGGGTGGGTGCCTCCACCGGCACGCCGGCCACGTCGGTGACCGAGAGCGCCCGCCACATCATCGCGTTCACCGAGGCGCTCGGCCTGGAGAGCGTGGATCTGCTCGGCTTCTCGCTCGGCGGTTTCGTCGCGCAGGAGATCGCGCTGATCAGGCCGGGGCTCATTCGCAGGCTGGTGCTGGCCGGCACCGGTCCGAAGGGCGCGCCGGGCATGCACGGGTGGCGGGCCGACATCGCGTCGCACGCGCGGGCCCGGGTCAACGACGCCGAGGATCTGCTGTACATCTTCTTCGCGCACACCGAGACCAGCCAGGCGCTGGGCAAGCAGTTCCTCGGGCGGATCTTCGCGCGTGCCGAGAACCGGGACGAGCCGACGACGGTGGCGGTCCGTGACGCGCAGTATGACGCGATCGTCGAGTGGGGCATCCCGGACCATGCGGCGCTGCAGCGGCTGACCGGGATCACCGCGCCCACGCTGATCCTGCAGGGCGACGACGACCTGATGATTCCGACGAAGGGCAGCCACACGATGGCCGGCCTGATCCCGGATGCACAGATCCGCATCTATCCGGACGCCGCGCACGCGTCGCTGTTCCAGTACCCGGCCGAGGCGGCCGCGGACATCACCGCATTCCTGGCCTGA